Below is a genomic region from Rubrobacter calidifluminis.
CGCGGCTGTGTCCGCTCACCCAACACCCTCCCGCCGGGCTCCCTATTCTCCCCGTAGAGCGAGCCGCGGAGGTGTGAGATGTCGGGAGACGGGGTCCGGGAGGAACGTGTCCAACCCCTGAATGGTAAAGACGTGGTGCGGGGTGACTACGTCCTCTACTGGATGCAGCAGTCGCAGCGGGCGGAAGACAACCCCGCCCTGGAGTACGCCGTATCACGCGCCAACGCGCTGGATCTTCCTCTCCTCGTCGTCTTCGGCCTCACCGACGATTACCCGGAGGCCAACCTCCGCCACCACGCGTTCATGCTGGAGGGACTGCGGGAGACGCAGCGTGCCCTGGAAGAACGCGGGATAAAGATGCTCGTGCGGCGGGGATCGCCGAAGAAGGTGGCGCTCGAGGCCGCAAAAGACGCCGCGCTCGTCGTCTGCGACCGCGGGTACCTCCACCACCAGAGGCGCTGGCGCGAGGAGGTCGCCCGCGGGGCGCGGTGTGAGGTCGTACAGGTCGAGTCGGACGTTGTGGTCCCCATCGAGCTGGCTTCGGAGAAGCGGGAGACCGCCGCCCGGACGCTGCGCCCGAAGATAAAACACCACCTCGAGGACTTCCTTGTGCTGCCTGAGAAGCAGGAGGTGGAGCGGAGTTCGCTGGGCCTGAGGTGCAAAGGGCTCGACCTCACGGACGCAGAGGCGGTGCTCCGGGCGATGGACCTCGACCGGAGCGTTCCTCCCGTCGGGCACCTCTTCCGGGGTGGGACGAAGGAGGCAGGGCGGCTCCTGGAGAGGTTTCTGCGCGAGCACCTCTCCTCCTACGCCAGAAACCGCAACCAGCCTCACACGGACGACGTCTCGCACATGAGCAAATACCTGCACTTCGGGCAGATCTCTCCCGTCTACGTCGCACTGCGCGTCCTGGATTCTGGCGCCCCCGAAGAGGACGTCGCCGCCTTCCTCGAAGAACTCGTCGTGCGGCGCGAGCTGGCGATCAACTTCGTTTTCTACACCCCGGATTACCACCGCTACTCGAGCCTCCCGGAGTGGGCGAGGAGGACACTGGCGGAGCACAGGGATGATGAGCGCGAGCACATCTACACCCGCAGCCAGCTCGAGGACGCCGCCACACACGATCCGTACTGGAACGCGGCGATGAACGAGCTCCGTCATACGGGATACATGCACAACCACATGCGGATGTACTGGGGAAAGAAGATCCTGGAGTGGACCGGCACACCCGAGTACGCCTACAGGACGGCGCTCTACCTGAACAACAGGTACTTCCTCGATGGCCGCGACCCCAACTCCTACGCCAACGTCGGCTGGGTGTTCGGGCTGCACGACCGTGGCTGGCCCGAGAGGGAGATCTTCGGGAAGGTGCGCTACATGTCCGAGGGCGGCCTGCGGCGCAAGACCGACCCCGACGCCTACGTCCGGAAGGTCAGGGACCTCGTTCTCGGCTAGCTCGAAGACTGCGAGACCGAGAGGCTGCCGTTCCTGTAGGTGATCTCGAGCGTACCGTTCGGGGAGTTCATCCGCTGGGTGGTGTGGCTTCCGGGGGCATCGAAGGTGACCTCCAGGGTGCCGCCGGTGCTTTGCCGGTGGATCTGGCACTCAAGCTGTCGTCCGCCGGGTTCGTAGGTGTAGACGGCGGGCGTCTTGCCTTCGAAGGTCTCCGTCCTGCCCCCGACGGTGCAGCGTCCCGAGAACGCCACCCCCGGGGTTCCGGAGAGCCTCAGGGTCGCCTGCTGACCGCTGGTCCCACCCGTGGAGGAGCCCTGCCTTACAGAGGATGCTCCCGACGAGACGCCCGCGGTGAAACCGCCCGCGGTCCCCGCGGAGGCCGAGGTCCCGCCGGTGGAGGCCCCTCCACCGGCGGAGCAGCCCGCGAGCAGCGCGCTGAGCAGCAGTACCACGGCCGAAAGGATGCTCTCCGATCTCAATCTCCATCTCCCTGCGTCTCGAACCAGAGAGGCCGGGCCGGAAGGGAGGGGGGATGATGGGTGGCGGCCCGGCCTGCTCTGTCACAACTCTACGCACCGGGAGCCTTAGGGTTTCAACCCGCGCAACTTTTTCTTCAGCGCCTGCGCCACCGCTCCCGGCCCTCGCGGTAGAGGTCGCCGCCGTGGAGGTCGTTGATCACCACGGCGGGGAAGTCTTCGACGAGGAGGCGGCGGACCGCTTCGGCCCCGAGGTCTTCGTAGGCGACGACCTCCGCCTCCCTCACACACTTCGCCAGGAGCGCCGCCGTGCCCTCCACCGCCCCGAAGTACACGCAGCCGTGTCTGCGCATCGCCTCCACGACCTCCCGTGAGCGTACACCCTTGCCGACCATCCCGCGCAGGCCCCGCTCTATCAGCAGCGGCGCGTAGGGGTCCATCCGGGAGGCGGTCGTCGGCCCGGCGGGGCCTATCGGGTGGCCGGGCTTCGCCGGGGCCGGGCCGGTGTAGTAGATCACCTGTCCCTCCGGGTCGAACGGCAGGGGCTCTCCGCGCTCCAGCGCCTGTTTCATCCGGGCGTGGGCGGCGTCGCGGGCGGTGTAGAGCACCCCGTGCAGGCGCACCACGTCCCCCGAACGTAGCGGCTCGATATCCTCCCGCGAGAGCGGAATCCTGAGCTCCATCGTCCCACTCACAGCTCGAACGAGAGGGTCCGGTGTGAGTGGCAGTCCAGGTTCACCGCCACGGGGAAGGCGGCGATGTGGGTCGGTGCGCTCTCGATGTGCACCGCGATCGCGGTCTCGGTGCCGCCGTAGCCGGCAGGGCCTATTCCGGTCGCGTTGATCTCCTCGAGGATCTCGCGCTCCAGCCCTGCCATCGCCGGGTCCGGGTTCGGCTCGCCCGAGCGTCGGGTGAGCGCCTTCTTGGCCAGGAGCGCCGCGCGTTCGAACGGTCCCCCGATCCCCACCCCGACCGTCACCGGCGGGCTCGCGTTCGGCCCGGCCCGCTCGACCGTCTCCACCACGAAGCGCTTCATCCCCTCGACCCCCTCGGCCGGCGTAAGCATCCTGAGGGCGCTCATGTTGTCGCATCCGGCACCTTTTATCAGGACGGTGAAGCGGAGCGCCTCCCCCGGCACGATCTCGTAGTAGACGGTCGCCGGGGTGTTGTCGCCGGTGTTGATCCTCTCCACCGGGCTCTTCACGATCGACTTTCTCAGGTACCCCTCCCGGTAGCCCCTCCGGACGCCCTCGTCTATCGCCTCCGGGAGGCTCCCGCCGGTGAAGTGCACCTCCTGCCCGACCTCGACGAAGAAGACCGCATACCCGGTGTCCTGACAGAAGGCGACCCGCTCCTCCCGGGCCACCCGCGCGTTCTCGAGCAGCTTCTCGAGCACCTCGCGGCCCTGGGGCGAGCGCTCCCGCTCGAGCGCCCGGCGCAGCGCCGCCAGGTGATCCACCCCGAGCGAGACGTTCGCCTCGATGCAGGCGTCGCGCACCGCGGCGGTCACCTCCTCGACCCTTACCTCGCGCAAAGCTCTCCCTCCTCGCAGAGAAGTGAACCCGTTTACCACCGGCCGGTCTTGCGCGCGAGCCGGCGGAGTATGCCAAATGTTAAACTTCCTGGGCAGGTCTTTGCGCTTCCGCAGAGGATGTGGGGCGCACTCAGAGGGTGAGAGGGAGAGCATCTATGGACATGCTGGTACGCAAGGCGACGCTCGAACGCTTCGGGGTCGAGAAACCCGGGACGCTGCACGAGAACCTGCCCCCCGCGCGGCTCATCGAGGCCGCCGTGAGGAGGCGCGAGGGGATGCTTTCCGGTTCGGGGGCCCTGGTCGCGAAGACCGGCAAGCGTACCGGGCGTTCGCCGAAGGACAAGTTCATCGTGCGCGACGAGAACACCGAGTCGCGGGTGGCGTGGGGACCGAACCAGCCCTTCGACCCCGAGGACTTCGAGCGGCTGCTCAAGAAGGCCGCGGCGTACGTGGACGGGCTGGAGGAGGTCTGGATCGCCGACGTCTACGCCGGCGCCGACCCCCGCTACCGCCTCAACGTGCAGGTGATAGCCGAGCAGGCCTGGCAGGCTCTCTTCGCCTACCAGCTCTTCCGCCGGCCGGCGCTCGAAGAGCTCGACGACTTCGAGCCCGACTGGACGGTCATCTCGCTCCCCGGGTTCCTCGCCGAACCCGAGGAGGACGGCACCAACTCCGAGACCTTCGTCGGGCTGGATTTCACCCGCAGGGTCGTCCTGATCCTCGGTACCGGCTACGCCGGGGAGATCAAGAAGAGCATCTTCAGCGTCCTCAACTACGTCCTGCCGGTCGAGCACGGGGTCCTGCCGATGCACTGCTCGGCGAACATGGGCGACGAGGGGGACGTGGCGCTCTTCTTCGGCCTCTCCGGGACCGGCAAGACCACCCTCTCCGCCGACCCCGAGCGGCACCTCATCGGCGACGACGAGCACGGCTGGTCCGACCGGGGGATCTTCAACTTCGAGGGCGGCTGCTACGCCAAGACCATAGACCTCTCCCCCGAGAAGGAACCCCAGATCTTCGGCGCGATACGCTTCGGAACCATCCTGGAGAACGTCGTCGTGGACCGCAGGACCCGCAGGGAGGACTACTCTGACGCCTCGATCACCGAGAACACCCGCGCCGCCTACCCGCTCGAGTACATAGAAGGTGTCGTCCCGGACGGGATGGGCGGACACCCGAAGGCCATCCTCTTCCTGACGGCCGACGCCTTCGGCGTCCTCCCCCCGATAAGCATCCTCTCCCCGGAGCAGGCCGCCTACTACTTCCTCAGCGGCTACACCGCCAAGCTCGCCGGGACCGAGGCGGACATGGAGTCCGAGGTCGAGGCAACCTTCTCCGAGTGCTTCGGTGCTCCCTTCCTGCCGCTCCCGGCGACGACCTACGCCGAGATGCTCTCCGGCAGGATCAGAGAACACGGCTCGCGCTGCTACCTGGTCAACACCGGCTGGTCCGGCGGGCCCTACGGGGTCGGAAGCCGCGTCGAGCTCGCCTACACCCGCAGGATGGTCCGCGCCGCGGTCTCCGGGGAGCTCGATAACGTCTCCACCCACACCCATCCGGTCTTCGGGCTGGAGGTGCCGGAGCGGGTGCCGGACGTGCCCGCCTCGATCCTGGACCCGCGCGAGACCTGGGCCGACAAAGAGGCCTACGACCGGCAGGCGAAGAAGCTCGCCACGCTCTTCGAGAAGAACTTCGAGAAGTTCGGCGAGGCTGTCCCCAGCGAAGTGCGCGAGGCAGGCCCCAGGGCCTAGCCGGTCACCGGGGACTCCAGCTCGGCGAGGAGCCCGTCGAAGTCCAGGGGCCGCCTGGTGAAGGTGGGCCTCCCGCCGAGCCTCGGCCATTCTCCCGGATCCCGGTCCCAGGCGAGCTCGATGCCGTTGTGGTCGGGGTCGTGGAGGTAGATGGCCTCGTGGGTGCCGTGGTCCGAGGCCCCGTCGATCGGCCAGCCGGCATCCAGAAGCCGCTTCAGGGCCCGGGCCAGGTCCCTGCGCTCCGGATAGTTTATGGCGAAGTGGTAGAGCCCCGTGGAACCGGGTGGGGGTGGTGAGCCGCCCCTGCTCTCCCAGACGTTGAGCCCGATGTGGTGGTGGTAGCCGCCCGCCGACAGAAACGCCGCTGCCTCCCCGAAGCGTGTCACCAGTTCGAAGCCTAGCAGGTCGCGGTAAAAGCCGATGGCACGCTCGAGGTCGGAGACCTTGAGGTGTACGTGACCGATCCTGGTCCCCGCGGGGATGGATTCGTGGTTCATGGCCGGCTCCTTCCCGTTATCTGGACTACAGTCCATTATATTCCGGGAACGTTCGAGGTTACCGGAAGAGCACTCAACGGCGGCGGGATAGAGGAACCAGAGAGTTCATCTCGGCCAGGAGCTTGTCTCCGTTGTCTGGTCGGTAGACACCTGCACCGTTCGAGGCCATCAGGCATCCGGAGAGTCTGATGTCTACGATGACCGTCCTTGAGCCTCCGGGGTATGAAAAGGCGGCGAGCGCCGTGTCGGGCCTGCGCTCCGCCGGGCACGAGAGGGACTGGTTTTTCTCTACCGGAGCGAAGGAGTCGAGGAGTCTCTGCAGGTGTTCGATCTCGCCCTGTGAGCTGGTCGCCATGGAGCTCGCCAGGGGAGGAGGGACCGGCTTGTGATCCTGTTCAGGAGGTGCCACCACGTAGCGGCAGACCCTGAGATGGTTGGCTCCAGGCGGCACCAGCTCCTTGGATATACCGGGGCCTTTGTTCTCAACCGCTTTCGCTCCGCTTACTACCGCTATCGGTACGGACTTCGGACACCTCTTATCCATCGCGAGCCTGATGTCGGTCAGAGAGGGTTTGGTCGCGCTGCGGTGAGCGGATGGGGTGCGTACCGGCGAGCAGGAGAGCACCAGGAGGGCCACGGTCATAAATCCAGTCAGCGCGCAAAACAACCACCTGGACATCTCCCGACTTCCATTCGATGGTCCCGGGCTACGGTGATTTTTGTAACACCTCATACCCGGAACGTCTCGCCCTGCAGGCTGCGGGCTGCGCCGGGGATCTCAGGCGGCGGCGAACTGGGATTCGTAGAGCCGGCGATAGGCGGAGGGGCGGGAGACGAGCTCCTCGTGGGTGCCCTGCTCCACGACGCGTCCGTCGCTCACGACGATGATCCTGTCGGCCCCGCGCACGGTTGAGAGCCGGTGGGCTATGACGACCGAGGTACGCCCGGCGAGGAGCCTCTCGAGGGCTCTCTCGATGCGGGCCTCGGTCGCCAGATCCACGCTCGAGGTCGCCTCGTCCAGGAGCAGGATGCGCGGGTTCGCCAGAAGCGCCCGGGCGAAGGCGATGAGCTGGCGCTCGCCGACCGAGAGCCTGCCGCCGCGCTCGCGCACCTCTGTCTCGTAGCCCTCCGGGAAGGCGCGGATGAAGTCGTCTGCTCCCACGGCCTTCGCCGCCGCGACGACCTCCGCGTGGGTGGCGTCCGGGCGTCCGTAGCGGATGTTCTCCTCGATGGTGCCGGTGAACAGGAACGTGTCCTGCAGGACAACGCCCATGTGCGAGCGCAGCGAGGAACCGCGGATCTTTCGCAGATCGGTGCCGTCTATGCACACCGTCCCCGAGGTCGGGTCGTAGAGGCGGGAGAGGAGCTTGGCTATCGTGCTCTTGCCGGCGCCGGTCTCGCCGACGATCGCGAGCGTCTCGCCGGGTTCGATGCGGAAGCTCACGTCTTTGAGCACCGGTTCGCCGTCCGGGTAGGAGAAGCTCACGCGGTCGAACTCCACCCGCCCCTCCAGACGTACGATCTCCCTCGCCTCTGGGCTGTCCGCGCGGTCCGGCTCGGTGTCGAGCACCGAGAAGACCTTCTCGAGCGAGGCCATCGTGCTCTGCAGGTCCGAGTAGAGCTGCGAGAGACCCTGGATGGGCTGGAAGAACATGTTGATGAGCCCGATGAACGCGACCAGGTGCCCGACGGTCATCGCGCCGGAGATCACCCGGAAGCCGCCGTAGAGCAGGACTATCGCGAGCGCGAGGGCGCCCATGAGCTCCACGGCCGGGAAGTAGACCGAGGAGAGCCGGGTCGAGCGGACGTTGGCCCGGCGGTAGGCCAGGTTCCTGGGTTCGAAGTCGGCGAGGGCGCGCCGCTCCCGGGTGAACGCCTGCACGACGCGCATCCCGGAGACGTTCTCCTGCAGGAAGGCCGCGACCTCGGCTATCGCCTCGCGGGCCCGGCGGAACGCCTGCATGCTCGAGCGGCGGTAGAAGATGGTTGCCGTGGCCATGAGCGGGCTTATGGACATCACGGCGAGCGCGAGCCTCCAGTCCAGGATGAAGGTCGCGACCAGCACACCCACGAGGGTGAGGGTGTTCTTGATCAGGTTCTGCACCCCGTCGTTGAGGAGGTTGGTGAAGTTCTCGATGTCGTTGGTGAGCCGCGAGATGATCCAGCCGGCCCGCTGTTCGGAGAAGTACTGCAGCGAGAGCGACTGCAGGTGTCCGAAGAGCGTGTTCCTGAGGTCGAGGATGACGTGCTGGCCGACCCAGCCCATCCCGTAGGTCTGCACGTATCCCATCGCCCACGAGGCGGCGCTCACCCCCAGGTAGAGGGCGGCCGTCGCGTAGATCACGCCCATGCTGGCATGCCCGCTCTTGGCCCCGAGTCCGTAGTCTATCGCGTAGCCGACGATGAGCGGCCCGGCGAGGTCTGCCCCGGCCGAGAGCGCGGTGATGGACGCGAGCGCGAGGAGACGCCCCTTGTAGGGCCGGGCGAAGGCGAGCAGCCGGAAGAGCGGGAAGCCGAGCAGGTAGCGCTTCAGCCTCATCACGCCGAGGCCCTCTCCGCGTCGGAGCCGTACATCCTCGCGTAGATCCCGCCCCGTCCGAGCAGCTCCTCGTGCGTTCCGCTCTCGGCGATGCGCCCGCCCTCTACGACGAGTATCCGGTCGGCGAGCAGGATCGTCGAGAGCCGGTGGGCGACGACGAACGTCGTCAGCCCCGCCGCCTCCCTCAAGGTGTCGCGCAGGGCCTCCTGGATCTGACGCTCCGTCTCGGCGTCCACGCTCGAGGTGGCATCGTCCAGGATGAGGATGCGCGGGTGCCTGACGAGCGCGCGGGCTATCGCGACGCGCTGCTTCTGGCCGCCGGAGAGCGTGATGCCCCACTCCCCGACCCGGGTGTCGTAGCCTTCGGGGAAGCGGGAGATCTGGTCGTGCACCCCGGCCGCCTTCGCGGCGGCCACGATCTCTTCGTCGGTCGCCTCCGGGTTGCCGAAGGCGATGTTCTCCCGCACGCTCTCGGAGAACAGGAACGTCTCCTGCGGCACGATCCCGACGGCCCGCCGCAGCTCCGTGAGGTCGAGCTTCCTCACGTCGATCCCGCCGACGAGGACCTCGCCCTCCCCGGGGTCGTAGAAGCGGGGGATGAGCGAGAGTAGCGTGCTCTTGCCCGCGCCCGTGGCCCCGACGAGCGCGACAGTCTCGCCCGGCTCGACCTTCAGATCGACCCCGCGCAGCACGGGGGTGCCGCCGGCGTAGGAGAAGCCGACGTCGTGCATCTCGACGGAGAGCGGTCCGCTCTCGGGCAGGGGCCTGGGATGCTCAGGGCTCTCTATCTCCGGCGTGACGTCGAGCACCTCGAAGACCCGCTCCGAGGCGGCGAGCGCCCGCTGGCCCTGGTCCACGACCATCCCGAAGCTCTGCATCGGGGAGACGAGCTGCATCAGGAATAGCTGGAAGAGGACGAAGTCCCCTAAAGATATGCTGCCCGCGGCGTACGCGCGTCCGCCGAAGAAGATCAGGAGCACTATCGAGACCGCGGGCAGGAAGCTCATCCCCGGGATGTAGAAGGCCCGCAATCCTCTCGCGGCCATCGTCTCGCTGAAGACGCCCTCCGCCCGCTCGCCGAAGCGTTCCCGCTCGAAGGGCTCGCGGGCGAAGCTCTTGACCACCCGGATGCCGGAGACGTTCTCCTGCACGGCCGCGGTCACGCCGGCGAGGCGCCGCTGCACGGAGCGGAAGATCGGATGCACCCGGCTCGCGAACCGCCAGGCCGCGAGCGCCAGGACCGGCATCGGGAGCAGCACCACCGCGGCGAGGGCGGGCTTGAGGTAGAAGAGCACCGACGCCACCACGACCAGCGTGATCGCGCTGATGAAAAGCTGGAACATGCCCCAGCCGACGAAGAACCTTATGACGCGCAGGTCGTTGGTGGCCCGGGAGACGAGCTCCCCGGTCGGGGCGCGATCGTAGAGGCCGTGCGAGAAGCCGACCATCTTCTCGAAGAGCGCCCGCCGCATGCGGTACTCGACCGCGTGCCCGACGTAGTTCGTCGAGTACCTCCGGGTGCCGTTGAAGAGGAAGCGCAGGACGGCGAGCGCCACGAGCTCCCCGGCCAGCTTCCAGAGCGCCCCCGGATCGCCGTTCCCGGAGCCGTGCGGCAGTGCCCGGTCTATCCCGACCTTGACCAGCCACGAGATGGCGAGCGTGCTCACCGTGTAGCCGACCGCGCAGAAGATCCCGAGGAGCAGGAGCAACCTGAGACCCCGGGTGAACGACATCAGCCTGAAGAACGTCTTCAAAAACGCCGCCTCTTTATGACAGACCCAAAATCTGCGCCCCTGGCGCCACGAGGGACGCCTTTGCGATCAAAACAAATACAAGTCTATACCCTGTGGCGGCGGGTACAACCTGTTATCCGGACCCGCCCTTCTGTCCGCCCTGCGGGGTGCGGTTGACCAGGTAGATGCCGATCATGATCAGGAGCGCCCCCACGACGAGCGTGGCGGTGAAGGGCTCGCCGAGGAAGATCACGCCGATCGCGACCGAGGTGAGCGGGACGACGAAGATGTACGCCGAGGCCCGGCTGGCCTCCCCCGCGCTCACCAGCCCGAGCCAGAGTATCCAGGCGAGCGTTATCGCGGCGAGCGAGATGAAGAGCAGGCTCCACCAGAACTCGCCCGAGGACCACCGGATGGCCCCCCACGACTCGGTGAGGCTCCCGACCACCGTGAGGCCGACCCCGCCGAAGAGGAACGAGAGCGCGATGAACCACAGCGTCGAGACCACGCCCTGCACCCGCTTGAAGTACACCGTGCCGATGGACCAGCTGATCCCTCCGATCACCCCGGCGAGGAGCCCGGGGAGCTCGAAGTGCCCTCCGAGATCCCCGAAGCTCACCGCCACCACCCCGAGGAAGCCGAGCACGAGCCCGACGACTTTCGCCACGCCGAGCGATTCCCCGAGGAAGAAGGCCGCGAGCAGCCCGGTGACGATCGGCTGCAGGTAGACCAGCACCGCCGCGAGCCCGGAGGGGAGATCCAGCACCGCTATCGTCTGCAGCCCGACGAAGAGCCCGGAGTTGAAGACGCCCGAGATGACGTAGGTGTGCCAGACCCCACGCAGCTTCGGACGTCCGTCCCAGATGGCCGCGATAACGGCCAGCCCGAAACCTCCGAGCAGCACCCTTATCCCGGCGAAGAGCAATGGAGGGGCGTCCCGCAGCCCGATCTTGACGAAGGGGAACGAGGCCCCCCAGATGAGCGCCAGCGCGACGAAAGCGAGCGCTGCGTTTCTGGGGGAGGAGAGGAGCCTGTCGTTCAACCGTCTCTCTCCTACATCCCCTCCGGGGCGGGTCCGCCGACCGGGACCGCACCCCGCATGATCCTGTCTATCTCCCGCAGCTCCTCTTCGGAGAGGTCTATCCCGGCCGCCGGTGCAGTCCCTTTGATGTGATCCGGCCTCCTGGCCCCGACTATCGCGGCGTCGACAGCCGGGTTGGCGAGCGTCCAGGCCACGGCGAGCTGCGGGAGGGTGTAGCCCCGCTCGCCGGCGAAGCGCTTGAGCTCTTCCACCTTCTCGAGGTTCTTCTCGAAGGCCTCTCCCTGGAACATCGGGCTCTTCGAGCGCCAGTCGTCCTCCGGGAAGCGCGTCTGCTTCGTCATCCTTCCGGAGAGCAGCCCGTGGGCGAGCGGTCCATAGACCAGCACCCCGACCCCGTGCCCGGCACAGTAGGGGAGGATGCGCTCCTCGATCTCGCGCCGGAAGAGGTGATAGGGCGGCTGCAGCGCGTCCAGCTTCCTTACCTTCTCGAAGGCTGCCATCTGCTCCTCGTCGAAGTTGGAGACGCCGACGTAGCGGATCTTGCCCTCCCTGACCATCTCATCCAGCGCCCCGGCGCTCTCCTCGACGGGGACGTCGGGGTCGGGCCAGTGGAGCTGGTAGAGGTCGACGTAGTCCGTGCCGAGGAAGCGCAGCGAGTCCTCGACACCCTTGCGCAGCCAGCCCGGGCTCGCATCCCTCAGGAGCCTGTCCCCCTCCATCCTGAGCCCGCCCTTGGTGGCGAGGACGATCTCCTCGCGTCGGCTCTTCAGTTCCGGGGCGAGGGCCTCCCCGAGCAGCCGCTCCGCTTCTCCGAACCCGTAGGCCTGCGCGGTGTCGAAGAAGTTTACGCCGAGGTCGAGCGCCCGGCGGATGGCGGACTCTATCCCGTCCTTCTGCGGGGCACCCCAGTCCCCTCCGGCCTGCCAGGTCCCGAAGGCGACCCTGGAGACTTTCAGGTCTGTCTTTCCAAAACGCGTGTATCTCATCGAAATACCTCCTCGAAACGACTCTCTTCGAACGCGGGTAACCCTTCCCGCAAACGCAAAAAGGCAAACGGGCTTCCCCGTTCCAGGTAGAGTCTACAACCCTCGTGGCCGGAGGACGACCTCGGAGACGCCAACCAGACGGCTCCTTGGTGCTGGACCTTGCTCTGCTGCTATCCTTCTCCGAGAGAGATGTGTTCGTGGGGGTGAGAGGCATGCAGAGGACCGTCCACGGCGAGATGGAGGAGTTGCTCTCGCGGGTCGAGCCGCCGCGGGTCGCGCTCGTCGAACAGGAGCTCGAGAGCCCGCCCGCCATAAGGGACGTCCGGTCCGCGGTGCGGGAGGCTCTCGGGGAGGTGGAGCTCCCGAGGGGTTCGGTCGCGGTCGGCGTCGGCAGCCGGGGTGTGGGGCGTGTGGCGGAGGTCGCCTCCGCGCTCGTCGAGGCGCTCAAAGACGCCGGGGCCGATCCCTTCATCGTGCCTGCGATGGGGAGCCACGGGGCCTCCACCGCCGAGGGGCAGGCGGAGGTGTTGCGGCATCTGGGGGTGAGCGAAGAGCGGGTCGGGTGCCCGATCCGGGCGACGATGGAGGCCGTCGAGGTGGGGAGGACCCCCGCGGGAGTCCCGGTCTACATGGACCGATACGCCTTCGAGGCCGATGCGGTCGTGGTCATCAACCGCGTGAAGCCGCACACCGCCTTCCGCGGGGAGGTGGAGAGCGGGCCGACCAAGATGCTCGCGATCGGGCTCGGCAAGCAGAAGGGGGCGCACGCGGTGCACGCCGCCGGCTGGGAGTACATACACCGCACCATCCCCGAGGCCGCCCGCGTCGCCATCGATGCCGGCAGGGTCGCCTTCGGGCTCGCCGTGCTCGAGAAC
It encodes:
- a CDS encoding deoxyribodipyrimidine photo-lyase — its product is MSGDGVREERVQPLNGKDVVRGDYVLYWMQQSQRAEDNPALEYAVSRANALDLPLLVVFGLTDDYPEANLRHHAFMLEGLRETQRALEERGIKMLVRRGSPKKVALEAAKDAALVVCDRGYLHHQRRWREEVARGARCEVVQVESDVVVPIELASEKRETAARTLRPKIKHHLEDFLVLPEKQEVERSSLGLRCKGLDLTDAEAVLRAMDLDRSVPPVGHLFRGGTKEAGRLLERFLREHLSSYARNRNQPHTDDVSHMSKYLHFGQISPVYVALRVLDSGAPEEDVAAFLEELVVRRELAINFVFYTPDYHRYSSLPEWARRTLAEHRDDEREHIYTRSQLEDAATHDPYWNAAMNELRHTGYMHNHMRMYWGKKILEWTGTPEYAYRTALYLNNRYFLDGRDPNSYANVGWVFGLHDRGWPEREIFGKVRYMSEGGLRRKTDPDAYVRKVRDLVLG
- a CDS encoding Fe-S-containing hydro-lyase is translated as MELRIPLSREDIEPLRSGDVVRLHGVLYTARDAAHARMKQALERGEPLPFDPEGQVIYYTGPAPAKPGHPIGPAGPTTASRMDPYAPLLIERGLRGMVGKGVRSREVVEAMRRHGCVYFGAVEGTAALLAKCVREAEVVAYEDLGAEAVRRLLVEDFPAVVINDLHGGDLYREGRERWRRR
- a CDS encoding fumarate hydratase — translated: MREVRVEEVTAAVRDACIEANVSLGVDHLAALRRALERERSPQGREVLEKLLENARVAREERVAFCQDTGYAVFFVEVGQEVHFTGGSLPEAIDEGVRRGYREGYLRKSIVKSPVERINTGDNTPATVYYEIVPGEALRFTVLIKGAGCDNMSALRMLTPAEGVEGMKRFVVETVERAGPNASPPVTVGVGIGGPFERAALLAKKALTRRSGEPNPDPAMAGLEREILEEINATGIGPAGYGGTETAIAVHIESAPTHIAAFPVAVNLDCHSHRTLSFEL
- the pckA gene encoding phosphoenolpyruvate carboxykinase (ATP) encodes the protein MDMLVRKATLERFGVEKPGTLHENLPPARLIEAAVRRREGMLSGSGALVAKTGKRTGRSPKDKFIVRDENTESRVAWGPNQPFDPEDFERLLKKAAAYVDGLEEVWIADVYAGADPRYRLNVQVIAEQAWQALFAYQLFRRPALEELDDFEPDWTVISLPGFLAEPEEDGTNSETFVGLDFTRRVVLILGTGYAGEIKKSIFSVLNYVLPVEHGVLPMHCSANMGDEGDVALFFGLSGTGKTTLSADPERHLIGDDEHGWSDRGIFNFEGGCYAKTIDLSPEKEPQIFGAIRFGTILENVVVDRRTRREDYSDASITENTRAAYPLEYIEGVVPDGMGGHPKAILFLTADAFGVLPPISILSPEQAAYYFLSGYTAKLAGTEADMESEVEATFSECFGAPFLPLPATTYAEMLSGRIREHGSRCYLVNTGWSGGPYGVGSRVELAYTRRMVRAAVSGELDNVSTHTHPVFGLEVPERVPDVPASILDPRETWADKEAYDRQAKKLATLFEKNFEKFGEAVPSEVREAGPRA
- a CDS encoding VOC family protein; this encodes MNHESIPAGTRIGHVHLKVSDLERAIGFYRDLLGFELVTRFGEAAAFLSAGGYHHHIGLNVWESRGGSPPPPGSTGLYHFAINYPERRDLARALKRLLDAGWPIDGASDHGTHEAIYLHDPDHNGIELAWDRDPGEWPRLGGRPTFTRRPLDFDGLLAELESPVTG
- a CDS encoding ABC transporter ATP-binding protein translates to MRLKRYLLGFPLFRLLAFARPYKGRLLALASITALSAGADLAGPLIVGYAIDYGLGAKSGHASMGVIYATAALYLGVSAASWAMGYVQTYGMGWVGQHVILDLRNTLFGHLQSLSLQYFSEQRAGWIISRLTNDIENFTNLLNDGVQNLIKNTLTLVGVLVATFILDWRLALAVMSISPLMATATIFYRRSSMQAFRRAREAIAEVAAFLQENVSGMRVVQAFTRERRALADFEPRNLAYRRANVRSTRLSSVYFPAVELMGALALAIVLLYGGFRVISGAMTVGHLVAFIGLINMFFQPIQGLSQLYSDLQSTMASLEKVFSVLDTEPDRADSPEAREIVRLEGRVEFDRVSFSYPDGEPVLKDVSFRIEPGETLAIVGETGAGKSTIAKLLSRLYDPTSGTVCIDGTDLRKIRGSSLRSHMGVVLQDTFLFTGTIEENIRYGRPDATHAEVVAAAKAVGADDFIRAFPEGYETEVRERGGRLSVGERQLIAFARALLANPRILLLDEATSSVDLATEARIERALERLLAGRTSVVIAHRLSTVRGADRIIVVSDGRVVEQGTHEELVSRPSAYRRLYESQFAAA
- a CDS encoding ABC transporter ATP-binding protein translates to MKTFFRLMSFTRGLRLLLLLGIFCAVGYTVSTLAISWLVKVGIDRALPHGSGNGDPGALWKLAGELVALAVLRFLFNGTRRYSTNYVGHAVEYRMRRALFEKMVGFSHGLYDRAPTGELVSRATNDLRVIRFFVGWGMFQLFISAITLVVVASVLFYLKPALAAVVLLPMPVLALAAWRFASRVHPIFRSVQRRLAGVTAAVQENVSGIRVVKSFAREPFERERFGERAEGVFSETMAARGLRAFYIPGMSFLPAVSIVLLIFFGGRAYAAGSISLGDFVLFQLFLMQLVSPMQSFGMVVDQGQRALAASERVFEVLDVTPEIESPEHPRPLPESGPLSVEMHDVGFSYAGGTPVLRGVDLKVEPGETVALVGATGAGKSTLLSLIPRFYDPGEGEVLVGGIDVRKLDLTELRRAVGIVPQETFLFSESVRENIAFGNPEATDEEIVAAAKAAGVHDQISRFPEGYDTRVGEWGITLSGGQKQRVAIARALVRHPRILILDDATSSVDAETERQIQEALRDTLREAAGLTTFVVAHRLSTILLADRILVVEGGRIAESGTHEELLGRGGIYARMYGSDAERASA